TGACGACGATCTCGTACCCGCCCAAGCCGGTGCCCGGCGACCGCATAGCCGTCATCTCCCCCGGCGCCGGCCTGCCCGGGCTCTTCCCGCGCCCCTTCGAACTGGGCCTGGAGCGGCTGCGCAAGGAGTACGGGCTCGAACCGGTCGAGTATCCGACGACCCGCAGGATGGGCTCGACGCCGAAGGACCGCGCCTCCGACGTCAACGCGGCGTTCGCCGACCCGGACATCAAGGTGGTCATGGCGTCCATCGGCGGCGACGACCAGATCACCGTGCTGCCGTTCCTGGACCGGGAGTTGATCCGGGCGAACCCGAAGCCGTTCTTCGGGATGAGCGACAACACGAACCTGCTGGCGTACCTGTACAGCACCGGCATCGTCGGGTTCCACGGGGCGACCGTGATGACCGCGCTGGGACGCCCGGTGGCCATGGACGCGCTGACCGCCGCCTCCCTGCGGGCGGCGCTGTTCACCTCCGGCACGTACGAACTCACCGCCGCCGAGCGCTGGAACGACGTCAACCGCGACTGGGCGGACCCCGCGACCTTCGACGCGGAGCCCGAGACGCGGCCCGGCAGCGGCTGGACCTGGGTGAACGCCGACCGGGTGGTGGAGGGCCGCAGTTGGGGCGGCTGTCTGGAGATCCTCGGATGGCTGCTGATGGCCGACCGCGAGATCGCACGCGACCTGAGCGTGTACGACGGCGGAGTGCTGCTCCTGGAGACCTCGGAGGACATGCCGAGCGACGTCGAGGTCTTCAGCACGCTGCGGAACATGGGCGAGCGCGGACTGCTGGAACGCTTCTCCGCGCTGCTGATGGGACGCCCCAAGAGCTGGTCCTTCGAGCACCCCAACAGCCCCGAGGAGGCGGCTCGTTACGCCACCGACCAGCGCGAGGCCGTGCTTCGGGTCATGCGCATGTATGCCCCCGACACGACCATCGTCTTCGATGTGGACTACGGGCACACCGATCCCCAACTGGTCATCCCCTACGGCGGCGTCGTCCGCGTCGACGGCCCCGCCCGGCGCATCACCGTCACGTACTGATTCCGCCCGCACCCGCTCGCACGCCCCGTAACCCCTGGTGACTGAGGGTGGTTGACGCGGCATGCACGACGTACGCCCCGTAAGGGCGCCCTCCATGCCGCGGCTCGCGGCCGCCTCGCTCGCCGGAACGGCCATCGAGTTCTACGACTTCTTCGTCTACGGGACGGCCGCGGCTCTGGTCCTGGGGCCGCTGTTCTTCCCGACGTTCTCGCCGGTGGCGGGGACACTGGCCGCCTTCGGGACGTTCGGCGTGGGGTTCCTCGCGCGGCCGCTCGGGTCGGTGCTGTTCGGGCACATCGGGGACCGGCACGGACGGCGTCCGGTCCTCGTTGCCTCACTGCTGCTGACCGGCGCCGCGACCGTCGCGGTCGGCTGTGTGCCGACGTACGACACGATCGGCGTGGCCGCGCCCGTACTGCTCCTGGTGCTGCGCTTTCTTCAGGGACTGGGGCTGGGCGGGGAGTGGGGCGGTGCCGTCCTGCTGATCGCGGAGCACGCGCCCGCCGAGCGGCGCGGACTGTGGACGAGCTTCCCGCAGGTGGGGCCCGCGCTGGGTTTTCTGCTCGCCAACGGGGTGGTGCTGACGCTGTCGGCCACGCTGTCCGAGGCGCAGTTCGCACAGTGGGGCTGGCGGGTGCCGTTCTGGGCGGCCGGGGTGCTGGCGGTGGTGGGGCTGTGGCTGCGCGCCTCGCTCACGGAGAGCCCTGGTTTCCTGGAGCTCGACGACCACGCGCGCGTGCCGTTCGTCGAGGTGGCGCGCGACCACTGGCGGCTCGTTCTGCTGACGGCCGGAGCGCTCGCCGTCGGGTACGCGATCTTCTACGCCGTGACGACCTGGTCCCTCGCCTATGGCACGGAGCAGCTCGGGGTGAGCCGTACCGTCATGCTGACCTGCATCATGGCCGCGGTGCTGGTGAAGGGCTCGCTCACACCGGTGGCGGCACTGCTCGGGGACCGGTACGGGCGGCGGCCCCTGTGTCTGGCCGGGTGTGCGGCGGCCGCGCTGTGGATGTTCCCGATGGTGGCGCTGCTCGCGACCGGGAAGCCGCTGTTGATGTTCCTCGGCTTCCTGGGCGCGATGATCGCGTTCATCACGATGTTCGCGGTGATCGCCGCGTACCTGCCGGAGCTGTACGAGCCGCGGGTGCGCTGCACCGGCGCGGCGGTCGGTTACAACCTCGGCGGGGTGATCGGAGGCGCGCTCACGCCGATCGTGGCGACGGCTCTGGTGGAGCAGGGCGGGCGGGTGCCCTGGGGGGTGGGGGCGTATCTGACCGGGATCGCGCTGCTCAGTCTGGGGTGTTTCGCATTGCTGCCGGAGACGCGTCCGGTGCCCGTCGCGGTGGCCGAGCCGGTCATGGAGCGATCTGCCGTCACGGATTGATCGCCAGCTCCAGGTAGGCCGCGAACAGCACGAGATGGACACCGCCCTGGAGCGGTGTCGCCCGGCCCGGCACCACGGTCAGCGAACTCACCACCACGGTCAGGGCGAGCAGCACCATATGGGTGGCGCCGAGGCCGAGGACGAGCGGGCCGGAGAGCCAGACGGATGCCAGGGCGACCGCGGGGATGGTCAGGCCGATGCTGGCCATGGCCGAACCGAGGGCGAGGTTGAGGCTCGTCTGCACGCGGTCGCGGCGCGCGGAGCGCAGGGCCGCGATGGTCTCGGGGAGCAGCACCAGCAGGGCGATGATCACGCCCACGACGGCATGCGGAAGGCCGGCCTTGGAGACCCCGGACTCGATGGTCGGCGAGACGCCCTTGGCCAGACCGACGACCCCGATCAGGGCCAGTCCCAGCAGGGTCAGGCTGATCAGCGCGGTACGGGCGGTGGGCAGGTCGGCGTGGTCGTCGGCGGTGATGACCTCGCCCTGGTGGGTGACCGGGAGGAAGTAGTCGCGGTGCCGTACGGTCTGGGTCGCCACGAACAGGCCGTACAGGACCAGCGAGGAGAGCGCGGCGAAGGTGAGCTGGGTGGTGGAGAACTCCGGGCCCGGCTTGCTCGTCGTGAACGTCGGCAGCACCAGGCTCAGCGTGGCCAGGGTGGCGACCGTGGCGAGGGCCGCGCCGGTGCCCTCGGGGTTGAAGACCGCGGTGCCGTGGCGCAGTGAGGCCACGAGGAGACTGATGCCGACGATGCCGTTGCAGGTGATCATCACGGCCGCGAAGACCGTGTCCCTGGCCAGGGTCGAACTCTTGTCGCCGCCGTCCGCCATCAGTGTGACGATCAGGGCGACCTCGATGATCGTGACGGCGACGGCGAGGACGAGTGATCCGAAGGGCTCGCCGACCCGGTGGGCGATCACTTCGGCGTGGTGCACGGCGGCCAGTACGGCTCCCGCGAGGACCAGCGTCACGAGGGCGACGGCCGCGCCTGGCAGATCGCGGCCCCAGGTGAACACCAGCAGAAGGACAGCGAGCACCGGAACTGCGGACGTCCATCTGTTCGTGAGCCTGGCGAGCATGCAGAGATCGTCGCAGAGGCGAACCGGCTGCGCACTATGCCCGGCGCTACTTGAGCTCGCCCGATTCCAGGACGTCGTAGTTGGTGTAGACGCGGTCACCGATGCACAGCGCCCCCAGCCTCTCTGCCAGTTCGCCGGTCTCGGGGGCGTCGCTGTTGCGCATGGCCTCGTCGTACGACTCGAATTCGAGCAGCGCCGCATAGCGGTTGGGGTGGTCTCGGTCCTTCAGGAGCATGCGGTACGTCGGGCCACCCGGCTTGCCCGCGTTGTGCTGCTCCGCCTCCTGGAGCACCTGCTTCATGTCCTCCAGGCGCTCGGTCTCGAAACCGACGATCTGCACGAACTTCATGAGTGTCTCCAGCCGGCCACGGCGCCCCCTGGCCGGGGAACGCGCTCTGGAACCAAACAAGCACCGGGAGCGGCACCCGGCAATTCGCCGCGTCCCGCTCCCGGTGGTGATGCTTGGTGCCCGGCCGTGGTCAGGCCTCGATGCTGTCCTTCGAGGCGCCTTCGGTGCCCGCCTGTGCGGCCTCGGCCGCCGCCTGCTTCTTGGAAGCCATCAGGCTAGTGATCGTGGTGACGATCAGGACCGCGCAGATCACGCCGAGCGAGACCGGGATGCTGATCTCGGGGACATGGACCCCGGACTCGTGCAGGGCGTGCAGCACCAGCTTGACGCCGATGAAGCCCAGGATGATCGAGAGGCCGTAGCTGAGGTGGACCAGCTTCCTCAGCAGGCCGCCGATGAGGAAGTACAGCTGACGCAGGCCCATCAGAGCGAACGCGTTGGCGGTGAAGACGATGTACGGGTCCTGCGTCAGGCCGAAGATCGCGGGGATCGAGTCGAGCGCGAACAGCACGTCGGTGGTGCCGATGGCGAGCATCACGACGAGCATCGGGGTCATGACCCGCTTGCCGTTCTCCTCGATCCACAGCTTGGTGCCGTGGTACCGGTCGGCGACACCGAACCTGCGCTCGACGGCCTTGAGCAGCTTGTTCTCCTCGAACTCCTCGTCGTCCTCGTCGGCGCGGGCCTCCTGGATGAGCTTCCAGGCGGTGTAGATGAGGAAGGCGCCGAAGATGTAGAAGACCCAGGCGAAGCTGGCGAGGATGGCGGCGCCCGCGGCGATGAAGATCGCGCGCAGCACCAGGGCTATGAGGACACCGACGAGGAGCACCCGCTGCTGGTACTGCGAGGGCACCGCGAACTTCGCCATGATCAGGACGAAGACGAAGAGGTTGTCCACGCTCAGGGACTTCTCGGTGATGAAGCCCGCGAAGAACTCTCCGCCGGCCTGGCCACCGCCGAAGACGAGCAGGCCGAGACCGAAGAGGCCGGCCAGGGCGATCCAGACGACCGTCCAGATGCCCGCTTCCTTGATGGACACGTCGTGCGGCTTGCGGCCGATGAAGAAGTCGACCGTGATGAGGGCGGCGAGGCCCACGATCGTCAGGACCCACAGGGTCACGGAAACATCCACAGTTCCTCCGGCAATACGTAACGGCAAGTAACCAGCGTCGTCGCGCTGCCGGAGGTCTCTTCCACCCACGGTGGGCCGGCGCCCCGGGATCAGGCCTGATCCGTATTGACGGGAACGCCGCGGTCGACAGGGAGTACTCCCCTCCGTGCTTTCAACCGTACCTCAATCACCAAGTAAAGGTAAAGCGATTGGCAAAAGAAAGGTCAAAATAGCTGGTGGGGGCGGCTTTACGTGTACTTGGCACGGGCCGTCGCGACCTGATTGAGGACCTGCTGGAGCACCTGGCTGCCGAGCGGGACGGAAGCGGGTTCGAACGTCCAGGCATGCCCGACCCACGGGTCGGCGAGGTGGTCGTCGGGCACCGGTGTCAGCCGCATGAGCGAGCGCCACAGCGGGTCCAGGAGCGGGCCGTAGGCGGCGGCCTCCTCACGGTCCGCGACCATCATCAGGTGGACGCCGACGGACGGCCCCTCGTCCGCCAGGTAGCGCAGCTGGGTCACGGCCCTGTCGTCGAAACCGTGCGGGAAGTCGTTGACGATCAGGAGCTGTTCGGAGGTGTCGACGCCGGGCGGGAGGGAGTCGGCCGCGCCGCCGCGCACCGCCATCTGCACCAGGTCGACGCGCTGGGTGAGCCGGGCCAGGACCTCCGCCACACCCGCGGCACCGACGGCGGGCGGGGCCGCGAGCACGCCGGTCTGCGCCAGCGGGACGAGCGCCTGCGCTCCCGAGCCGGCAGGGTCGATGACGTGCAGCGTGTAGTCGCCGGCGGGGTGGACGGCGAGGAGCCGGGCCGCGAGGGCCACGGCCGTGTCCATGGCGAGCCGATGCACTTCGGGGGCATCCAGGAACGAGCCGTCGAGGGTTTCGACGGCTCCGCTGTCGATCCACAGACCGCGCTCCAGTGGCAGCCTGACCAGCATCGGGATACGCAGCTCGGCGCACTCCGGCAGATGCAGATCACCCAGGCGCACCGCCATGGGCACCTCGAACGGCACCCGGTATCCGTGCCAGACGGGGTTGTCCCAACGGGCGTACGCCGGCGGCAGGGCGGGCTCGACCACCTCGGACTCGGCCGTGAGCTGGGCGAGATCCCGGTCGTAGGCCGCGCGGGCCTGTTCGACGAGCTGGGTGTACTTGGCCCGAGCCGCATCCCGCGCGGCGTCGCCCTGTCCACCGATCCGGCTGCGCGGATCGGCAAGGGCCGCGTCGAGTTCCTTCTCCATCCGCGAGTCGGCGAAGTCGACGGCACTACGGTAGGCGGCCGTGGACCGGGCCAGATCCTCGAACATGCCCCACACCTGGTTGTAGAGCCGCTCGTCCATGGACCAGCCGGTCGCGTCCCCGGCGACAGGCTGCGCGGGCTGGCCGGGCCGGGCGGGAGGCACGGGAGGCGGAGGGGTCGGCGGGGCGGCGTCCTGCCGCCGGGGATGGCTGTAGTCGATCGGGCCACCGGCCGAGGGGGACGGTGGCTGGGCGGAGGCGGAGGTGTGCGCGGGCGTCTGGGCGTGACCTGGCTGTGCCGCACCTGCGGCCGGGATGCCCTGCGCGCCGTAGGGAGCGGTGGGCTGCGGGGTGCCGGGGACCGGGCCGCCGGTCGGGGCCGACGGCTGCGGCGGGATGCCGGGTGGCTGTGTGCCGTACGGCGACAGCGGCTGCGGCGGTACGGCACCGGAGGCGCCGTGGGCCGCGGAGGATCCCTGGTCCGGGCCCGGCGCCGGGGTGGCGGTCTGCCGGGAACGGTCGCCGTCCGCCATGACCGGCGGAGCCATCGGTACCGCGCGGGCCAGCCCCCGGGCCACCGCCTCGTGGATGCCGCTCGCGAGTTGGTGGGCCTGTGCGAGGCCCTGATCGGTGAGGAGTTCGGCGAGACCGCCCGCGTACCCCTGGCCGACGGCACGCACCTTCCAGGCGCCCTGGCGGCGGTAGAGCTCCAGCGCGACGACCGCCGACTCGGCGTCCAGGCCGGTGATGGTGTAGCTGGCGAGCTCGATGCCGTCCAGGCCTGTCACCGCGACGAACGGGGCGGCGACGGCGCCGAAGCGCACAGGGCCGCCCGCCGCGGGCAGGGCGAGCAGCACATGGACCCGGTGGACGGCCTCCGGCACGGCGCCGAGATCGACCGCGAGACGGTGATCGGCAGCCGCCTGCCGCGAGACCTCGAGACCCGGCAGGGTGGGGGCGCCCGGGTGGACGACCCACTCCACGCCCTGTACCCGGCCGTGCTCGTCGCCGAGCGTGGCTCCGGCCACGACCGGCGTTCCGGCCGTGATCCGGATCTCGAGACGGGCCTGGGAGAGCGGGTGGTTCTGACCCCGCACCAGCTCGGCCGTCATCGCCTTGTCCCCCTGTGTCATGGTGTCGGTCCGATGCCGCTCGCGGGCCGGTTACAGATGCGGCAGGATCGCCGGCATCAGGTCCTGGAAGGTCCGGCCGCTGGCCGGCGTCCCGAGGGCCGTCAGCGTCCAGCCCGGGCCCGTGCGGTGGACCTTCGCCATGATCTGGGCGGTGTAGGAACCACCCCCGTCGAGCGTGTAGCGGGCGAGTTCCTCGCCATTGGTCTCGTCGACGAGGCGGCAGAAGGCGTTCTGCACCTCCTGGAAGGTCTGGCCCGTGAAGGAGTTCACGGTGAAGACGATCTGGTCGATGTGGACCGGCACACGGGCCAGGTCAACGAGGATGGCCTCGTCGTCCCCGCCCTGGCCGACACCGCCGACGAGGTTGTCACCGGTGTGCTTGACCGAGCCGTCGTCGCTCACCAGGTGGCGGAAGAAGACGACGTCGACGGGCTGCTTGTCCGCGAACAGGACGGCGGAGGCGTCGAGGTCGACCTCCCGCGTGCGCGAGCCGAACAGGCCGCGCCGGGGGGCGGCCTGCCAGCCGAGGCCCATGCGCACCGCGGTCAGGCTGCCTCCGTCGTTCTTCTGCAGACTGATGGCCTGACCCTTGGTCATGTTGACGGTCACGCGCCGAACCCCTCTCGCTGCTGTCCCCTGTTGCCGCGGTGCCCGCGGTAGTCCAGAACCCTACGCAGGGCCGATGACGGTGACGCGGCCCGGACCGCACTTTGTGTCGGTCTTGCAACACAGTGCGATGGACGTCAGGCCAGGCCCGCCTCCTTCATCTGACGGAGTTCCTTCTTCATCTCGGAGACCTCGTCGCGCAGCCGGGCCGCGATCTCGAACTGGAGGTCTGCGGCGGCCGCACGCATGCGTGCGGTCATCTCCTCGATCTGCCCCGTGAGTTCCGCCGCGGGACGGTCCGTCGGCACGGTCTCCTTGGCCTTGCCCTTGGCCGCCTTGCCGCCGAGGGCGGGCACGGGCGCCTTGGCCGCCTTGCCGTCCTTGCCCTTGCGGTAGCCGGAGCCGAGCAGCTGCTCGGTGTCCACGTCCTCACGGGCGATCTGCGCGACGATGTCGTTGATCTTCTTACGGAGCGGCTGGGGGTCGATACCCCGCTCCTTGTTGTACGCGACCTGCTTCTCCCGACGGCGGTTGGTCTCCTCGATGGCCTTCTCCATCGCCGGGGTGATCTTGTCGGCGTACATGTGGACCTCGCCGGAGACATTGCGCGCCGCGCGGCCGATGGTCTGGATCAGGGAGGTACCCGAGCGCAGGAAGCCCTCCTTGTCGGCGTCGAGGATGGCCACCAGGGACACCTCGGGCAGGTCGAGGCCCTCCCGCAGGAGGTTGATGCCGACCAGGACGTCGAACTCGCCGGCGCGCAGCTCACGCAGCAGCTCGACACGGCGCAGGGTGTCGACGTCGCTGTGCAGGTAGCGGACCTGGATGCCGAGCTCCAGGAAGTAGTCGGTGAGGTCCTCGGCCATCTTCTTGGTGAGCGTGGTGACCAGGACGCGCTCGTCCTTGTCGGTGCGCTTGCGGATCTCGTGCACCAGGTCGTCGATCTGGCCCTCGGTGGGCTTGACGACGACCTCGGGGTCGATGAGGCCGGTCGGGCGGATGATCTGCTCCACGGCGCCGTCTCCGCGCGAGAGCTCGTACTTGCCGGGCGTCGCGGACAGGTAGACGGTCTGGCCGATGCGCTCCGTGAACTCCTCCCACTTCAGGGGGCGGTTGTCCAGGGCGGAGGGGAGCCGGAAGCCGTGGTCGACAAGGGTGCGCTTGCGGGAGGCGTCGCCCTCGTACATGGCGCCGATCTGCGGCACCGTGACGTGCGACTCGTCGATGACGAGCAGGAAGTCGTCCGGAAAGTAGTCGAGCAGGGTGTTCGGCGGGGAACCGGGCTCGCGGCCGTCGAAGTGCATCGAGTAGTTCTCGACGCCGGAGCAGGAACCGATCTGGCGGAGCATCTCCAGGTCGTACGTCGTGCGCATGCGCAGCCGCTGGGCCTCCAGGAGCTTGCCCTGCTTGTCCAGCTCGGTGAGGCGCCCGTCCAGCTCCTTCTCGATGTCGGTGACGGCCCGCTCGAGCCGCTCGGGGCCGGCCACGTAGTGGGAGGCCGGGAAGACGTACAGGTGCTCGTCGTCGCTGATGATCTCGCCGGTGAGCGGATGGAGGGTGGACAGCGCCTCGATCTCGTCGCCGAACATCTCGATACGGACGGCGAGTTCCTCGTAGACCGGGAAGATCTCAATGGTGTCGCCGCGGACCCGGAAGGTGCCACGGCTGAATGCCAGGTCGTTGCGTGTGTACTGGATGTCCACGAAGCGGCGCAGCAGCTGGTCGCGGTCCATCTCGTCGCCGACCCGGAGGGGGACCATGCGGTCCACGTACTCCTGGGGGGTGCCGAGGCCGTAGATGCAGGAGACGGAGGCGACCACGATGACGTCACGACGGGTGAGCAGCGAGTTGGTCGCGGAGTGGCGCAGTCGCTCGACCTCCTCGTTGATCGAGGAGTCCTTCTCGATGTAGGTGTCCGACTGCGGGACGTACGCCTCGGGCTGGTAGTAGTCGTAGTACGAGACGAAGTACTCGACGGCGTTGTTCGGCAACAGCTCGCGGAACTCGTTGGCCAGCTGGGCGGCCAACGTCTTGTTCGGTGCCATCACGAGCGTGGGGCGCTGGAGCTTCTCGATCATCCACGCGGTGGTGGCGGACTTTCCGGTGCCGGTCGCGCCGAGCAGGACGACGTCCTTCTCACCTGCCTCGATGCGCTTGGCCAGCTCGGCGATGGCCGCCGGCTGGTCGCCGCTGGGCTGGTAGGAACTGACGACCTCGAAAGGCGCCACCGTGCGTTCGATGTGGGAAACGGGCCGCATGGAGTCAACCGTACGACCCCCCACTGACAACGCGGCCGGATCAGAGGTTCCGAGCGGCGCCGGAGCCGGTGGATCAGCGGTTCTGCGGGGTCCGGGAGTCGCGGTGGGTCACGTCGTGGCGGGTGCGGAGAGCGGGGCGCCGGCCGTCGGCGGAGTGCTGGACGAGTTCGCGTGCGGGCACACCGGGTTTGTTCTCGGCGGGGGACCACACGGGCTTGCCCATCACCATCAGCGGATCGAACATCACGACGACTCCCGCGAGCAGCAGGAAGGCGAGCGGGCCGATCATCATCGGCGCGAGCAGGGAGGCGGGCGAGTCACCCGCGACGGGGGCGGACGAGCTGTGCACGTGGACGCTGAGCGCGGCCATGCCCGTGTAGTGCATGCCCGTGACGGCGAGCCCCATGACGAGGCTCGCGCCCACGCTCCACAGGAACCCCCGGACCTGTCCGGCGGCCCACAGGGCGGCCGTGGCGGCGGCGACTGCTATGACGACTGAGGCGGCGACGGTGAGCGTGTTGTACTCCAGCTGCCCGTTCAGTCGCATGCCGGCCATGCCGAGGTAGTGCATCGAGGCGATGCCCAGTCCGGTGATGGCGCCGCCGGTCATCAGGGCCGTGCCACGCGCCCCTCGGTAACCGACGATGAAGACCCCGACGCCCACCATGACGATGGCGACGCCGAGGCTCGCGAAGGTGATCGCCCGGTCGTAGTGGATCGGCGCCTGCCGGACCTTGAACCCCATCATCGCGACGAAGTGCATGGTCCAGATGCCGGAGCCGATCGCCGCCGAGCCGAGGGCCAGCCAGCCGGGTCGCCAGGACCGGCTGACCAGCATGGATCTGGTGGTGCAGCGCAGGCCGAGGGCACCGCCGAGGCAGGCCATGAGGTAAGCCACCAGCGGTGTGACGAGTCCGTAGCTGAATCCGTCGACCGTGCCTTGCATGCGCGGCTGCCCTTCGCCGTCCTGCTCCTGGAAATCCCTGAAATGTGTCCCTTCCCAGTACCGCCCGGGCGGTCGGGGTTGAGGCAGAGAGTATGACCCCCACCAGAATGGTCGAACGATTTTCCGGCAAAGAAACACGTCCTTGCCCCAGTTGTGCGGCACCAGTGTGCGGACTTGGGTCGAGCCCATTCAGGATGTGGCCATTCT
This is a stretch of genomic DNA from Streptomyces sp. NBC_00285. It encodes these proteins:
- a CDS encoding S66 family peptidase; the encoded protein is MTTISYPPKPVPGDRIAVISPGAGLPGLFPRPFELGLERLRKEYGLEPVEYPTTRRMGSTPKDRASDVNAAFADPDIKVVMASIGGDDQITVLPFLDRELIRANPKPFFGMSDNTNLLAYLYSTGIVGFHGATVMTALGRPVAMDALTAASLRAALFTSGTYELTAAERWNDVNRDWADPATFDAEPETRPGSGWTWVNADRVVEGRSWGGCLEILGWLLMADREIARDLSVYDGGVLLLETSEDMPSDVEVFSTLRNMGERGLLERFSALLMGRPKSWSFEHPNSPEEAARYATDQREAVLRVMRMYAPDTTIVFDVDYGHTDPQLVIPYGGVVRVDGPARRITVTY
- a CDS encoding MFS transporter, translated to MHDVRPVRAPSMPRLAAASLAGTAIEFYDFFVYGTAAALVLGPLFFPTFSPVAGTLAAFGTFGVGFLARPLGSVLFGHIGDRHGRRPVLVASLLLTGAATVAVGCVPTYDTIGVAAPVLLLVLRFLQGLGLGGEWGGAVLLIAEHAPAERRGLWTSFPQVGPALGFLLANGVVLTLSATLSEAQFAQWGWRVPFWAAGVLAVVGLWLRASLTESPGFLELDDHARVPFVEVARDHWRLVLLTAGALAVGYAIFYAVTTWSLAYGTEQLGVSRTVMLTCIMAAVLVKGSLTPVAALLGDRYGRRPLCLAGCAAAALWMFPMVALLATGKPLLMFLGFLGAMIAFITMFAVIAAYLPELYEPRVRCTGAAVGYNLGGVIGGALTPIVATALVEQGGRVPWGVGAYLTGIALLSLGCFALLPETRPVPVAVAEPVMERSAVTD
- a CDS encoding calcium:proton antiporter; the encoded protein is MLARLTNRWTSAVPVLAVLLLVFTWGRDLPGAAVALVTLVLAGAVLAAVHHAEVIAHRVGEPFGSLVLAVAVTIIEVALIVTLMADGGDKSSTLARDTVFAAVMITCNGIVGISLLVASLRHGTAVFNPEGTGAALATVATLATLSLVLPTFTTSKPGPEFSTTQLTFAALSSLVLYGLFVATQTVRHRDYFLPVTHQGEVITADDHADLPTARTALISLTLLGLALIGVVGLAKGVSPTIESGVSKAGLPHAVVGVIIALLVLLPETIAALRSARRDRVQTSLNLALGSAMASIGLTIPAVALASVWLSGPLVLGLGATHMVLLALTVVVSSLTVVPGRATPLQGGVHLVLFAAYLELAINP
- a CDS encoding TerC/Alx family metal homeostasis membrane protein, whose protein sequence is MDVSVTLWVLTIVGLAALITVDFFIGRKPHDVSIKEAGIWTVVWIALAGLFGLGLLVFGGGQAGGEFFAGFITEKSLSVDNLFVFVLIMAKFAVPSQYQQRVLLVGVLIALVLRAIFIAAGAAILASFAWVFYIFGAFLIYTAWKLIQEARADEDDEEFEENKLLKAVERRFGVADRYHGTKLWIEENGKRVMTPMLVVMLAIGTTDVLFALDSIPAIFGLTQDPYIVFTANAFALMGLRQLYFLIGGLLRKLVHLSYGLSIILGFIGVKLVLHALHESGVHVPEISIPVSLGVICAVLIVTTITSLMASKKQAAAEAAQAGTEGASKDSIEA
- a CDS encoding TerD family protein; the encoded protein is MTAELVRGQNHPLSQARLEIRITAGTPVVAGATLGDEHGRVQGVEWVVHPGAPTLPGLEVSRQAAADHRLAVDLGAVPEAVHRVHVLLALPAAGGPVRFGAVAAPFVAVTGLDGIELASYTITGLDAESAVVALELYRRQGAWKVRAVGQGYAGGLAELLTDQGLAQAHQLASGIHEAVARGLARAVPMAPPVMADGDRSRQTATPAPGPDQGSSAAHGASGAVPPQPLSPYGTQPPGIPPQPSAPTGGPVPGTPQPTAPYGAQGIPAAGAAQPGHAQTPAHTSASAQPPSPSAGGPIDYSHPRRQDAAPPTPPPPVPPARPGQPAQPVAGDATGWSMDERLYNQVWGMFEDLARSTAAYRSAVDFADSRMEKELDAALADPRSRIGGQGDAARDAARAKYTQLVEQARAAYDRDLAQLTAESEVVEPALPPAYARWDNPVWHGYRVPFEVPMAVRLGDLHLPECAELRIPMLVRLPLERGLWIDSGAVETLDGSFLDAPEVHRLAMDTAVALAARLLAVHPAGDYTLHVIDPAGSGAQALVPLAQTGVLAAPPAVGAAGVAEVLARLTQRVDLVQMAVRGGAADSLPPGVDTSEQLLIVNDFPHGFDDRAVTQLRYLADEGPSVGVHLMMVADREEAAAYGPLLDPLWRSLMRLTPVPDDHLADPWVGHAWTFEPASVPLGSQVLQQVLNQVATARAKYT
- a CDS encoding TerD family protein encodes the protein MTVNMTKGQAISLQKNDGGSLTAVRMGLGWQAAPRRGLFGSRTREVDLDASAVLFADKQPVDVVFFRHLVSDDGSVKHTGDNLVGGVGQGGDDEAILVDLARVPVHIDQIVFTVNSFTGQTFQEVQNAFCRLVDETNGEELARYTLDGGGSYTAQIMAKVHRTGPGWTLTALGTPASGRTFQDLMPAILPHL
- the uvrB gene encoding excinuclease ABC subunit UvrB produces the protein MRPVSHIERTVAPFEVVSSYQPSGDQPAAIAELAKRIEAGEKDVVLLGATGTGKSATTAWMIEKLQRPTLVMAPNKTLAAQLANEFRELLPNNAVEYFVSYYDYYQPEAYVPQSDTYIEKDSSINEEVERLRHSATNSLLTRRDVIVVASVSCIYGLGTPQEYVDRMVPLRVGDEMDRDQLLRRFVDIQYTRNDLAFSRGTFRVRGDTIEIFPVYEELAVRIEMFGDEIEALSTLHPLTGEIISDDEHLYVFPASHYVAGPERLERAVTDIEKELDGRLTELDKQGKLLEAQRLRMRTTYDLEMLRQIGSCSGVENYSMHFDGREPGSPPNTLLDYFPDDFLLVIDESHVTVPQIGAMYEGDASRKRTLVDHGFRLPSALDNRPLKWEEFTERIGQTVYLSATPGKYELSRGDGAVEQIIRPTGLIDPEVVVKPTEGQIDDLVHEIRKRTDKDERVLVTTLTKKMAEDLTDYFLELGIQVRYLHSDVDTLRRVELLRELRAGEFDVLVGINLLREGLDLPEVSLVAILDADKEGFLRSGTSLIQTIGRAARNVSGEVHMYADKITPAMEKAIEETNRRREKQVAYNKERGIDPQPLRKKINDIVAQIAREDVDTEQLLGSGYRKGKDGKAAKAPVPALGGKAAKGKAKETVPTDRPAAELTGQIEEMTARMRAAAADLQFEIAARLRDEVSEMKKELRQMKEAGLA
- a CDS encoding MHYT domain-containing protein produces the protein MQGTVDGFSYGLVTPLVAYLMACLGGALGLRCTTRSMLVSRSWRPGWLALGSAAIGSGIWTMHFVAMMGFKVRQAPIHYDRAITFASLGVAIVMVGVGVFIVGYRGARGTALMTGGAITGLGIASMHYLGMAGMRLNGQLEYNTLTVAASVVIAVAAATAALWAAGQVRGFLWSVGASLVMGLAVTGMHYTGMAALSVHVHSSSAPVAGDSPASLLAPMMIGPLAFLLLAGVVVMFDPLMVMGKPVWSPAENKPGVPARELVQHSADGRRPALRTRHDVTHRDSRTPQNR